In uncultured Bacteroides sp., the following proteins share a genomic window:
- a CDS encoding 4-alpha-glucanotransferase, with the protein MIVSFHIEYRTNWGEDVRILGSDPKLGMNDPHKAIILQTKDGTHWKTEIEIQSLRKKKIEYSYFIYKDNKIIRKEWNGLKHSLILSSNITERKYRIYDNWKNSPTDQYFYSSAFTQSLLSHPKQSVKTQNLKKSLIIKAYSPCISSDYCLGISGNQEILGNWNADNAWIMSDTNFPEWIAELDATKISYPLEYKFILYNKKKKKTEIWENNPNRYLADPQINTNETCVIADRFVYFDRAAWKGAGVAIPIFSLKSENSFGVGDFGDLKLMIDWAVQTGQKVVQILPVNDTTMTHTWADSYPYNSISIYAFHPMYTDLKQLGTLHDPKKQEYFLKKQKKLNSLLSLDYEAVNQTKWEYLQLIFEQEGEKVLSSKEFHNFYKSNKEWLQPYAVFSYLRDIYHTANFRQWPQHGTFQKKEIEKLCHPDSPAYPDISIYFYVQFNLHLQLLKASLYAREKGVVLKGDIPIGISRNSVEAWTEPYYFNLDGQAGAPPDDFSINGQNWGFPTYNWEVMEQDGYQWWMKRFQKMSEYFDAYRIDHILGFFRIWEIPMHAVHGLLGQFSPSLPMSKEEIESYGLTFNSHKFLEPYIHEYFLPQIFGTHTEYVKKNFIESTNTWEIYQMRPEFNTQRKVEAYFADKTDPDSLAIRDGLYTLISDVLFVPDHKNPNQYHPRIGVQHDFIYRALSDWEKEAFNRLYDHYFYHRHNEFWREQAMKKLPQLTQSTQMLVCGEDLGMIPDCVAWVMNDLKILSLEIQRMPKNPREEFGQLQNYPYQSVCTISTHDMSTLRGWWEEDYQQTQRYFNHILGHYGNVPSTATPELCEEVVRNHLYSNSILCILALQDWLSIDKEWWRSNIKEERINIPSNPKHYWRYRTHFTLEKLLQANRLNTKIKDLIEKTERSGK; encoded by the coding sequence ATGATAGTATCATTTCATATTGAATATCGCACTAATTGGGGCGAAGACGTTAGAATTTTGGGATCAGATCCTAAATTGGGTATGAATGATCCTCACAAAGCTATAATCTTGCAGACCAAAGATGGTACCCATTGGAAGACAGAGATAGAAATTCAATCTTTAAGAAAAAAAAAGATAGAATACTCTTATTTCATATATAAAGATAATAAAATTATACGTAAAGAGTGGAACGGATTGAAACACAGCTTAATCCTTTCTTCTAATATTACTGAAAGAAAATATCGCATATATGACAACTGGAAAAATAGTCCTACCGATCAATATTTCTATAGCTCAGCCTTTACTCAATCATTATTATCTCACCCCAAGCAATCTGTAAAAACCCAAAATTTAAAAAAATCTTTGATAATAAAAGCCTACTCTCCTTGCATCAGCAGCGATTATTGTTTGGGGATTTCAGGGAACCAAGAAATACTAGGAAATTGGAATGCTGACAATGCATGGATAATGAGTGACACTAATTTTCCAGAATGGATTGCAGAACTTGATGCCACAAAGATAAGCTATCCCCTAGAATATAAATTTATACTGTATAATAAAAAAAAGAAAAAAACAGAGATTTGGGAGAATAATCCTAACCGATATCTTGCTGATCCCCAGATTAATACAAATGAAACGTGTGTCATTGCAGACCGCTTTGTCTATTTTGACAGAGCAGCATGGAAAGGTGCAGGAGTAGCGATACCTATATTCTCTCTCAAGTCAGAAAATAGTTTTGGCGTAGGAGATTTTGGCGATTTAAAATTAATGATTGACTGGGCTGTGCAAACGGGACAAAAGGTAGTGCAAATATTACCGGTTAACGATACAACTATGACGCATACATGGGCTGATTCTTACCCCTATAACAGTATTTCTATCTATGCTTTCCACCCCATGTATACTGATTTAAAACAATTAGGAACACTTCATGATCCGAAAAAGCAAGAGTATTTTCTCAAAAAACAAAAAAAACTAAACTCGCTTCTATCCCTAGATTATGAAGCCGTAAATCAAACAAAATGGGAATATCTACAGCTCATATTTGAACAAGAAGGAGAGAAAGTTCTTAGTTCTAAAGAGTTCCATAACTTCTACAAATCTAACAAAGAGTGGTTGCAACCTTATGCAGTATTTAGCTATTTACGAGATATCTATCATACAGCTAATTTCCGCCAATGGCCTCAACACGGTACATTTCAGAAAAAAGAAATAGAAAAATTGTGCCATCCCGACAGCCCGGCATATCCAGATATATCCATCTATTTTTACGTTCAGTTCAATCTCCATTTACAGCTACTCAAAGCTAGCCTATATGCTCGAGAAAAAGGAGTTGTTCTTAAAGGAGATATACCTATCGGCATCAGCCGGAACAGTGTTGAAGCATGGACCGAACCTTACTATTTCAACCTTGATGGGCAGGCAGGTGCTCCACCTGACGACTTTTCCATCAATGGGCAAAACTGGGGTTTTCCGACTTACAATTGGGAAGTAATGGAACAAGATGGTTATCAATGGTGGATGAAGCGTTTCCAAAAAATGTCAGAGTATTTCGATGCCTATCGCATTGATCATATTTTAGGATTTTTCCGAATATGGGAAATCCCCATGCATGCCGTCCATGGATTATTAGGACAATTTTCTCCCTCGCTACCCATGAGCAAGGAAGAGATAGAAAGTTATGGTTTGACATTCAACTCCCACAAGTTTCTTGAACCGTATATACATGAATATTTTCTTCCTCAAATATTTGGCACCCATACAGAATATGTGAAAAAAAACTTTATTGAAAGTACCAATACTTGGGAAATATATCAGATGCGCCCCGAATTCAATACACAAAGAAAGGTAGAAGCTTACTTTGCTGACAAAACCGATCCAGACAGTCTTGCTATACGAGATGGATTATATACTTTGATCAGCGATGTGCTTTTCGTTCCTGACCATAAAAATCCAAATCAATACCATCCTCGTATCGGAGTACAACATGATTTTATCTACAGAGCCTTAAGCGATTGGGAGAAAGAAGCCTTTAATCGCTTGTATGATCACTATTTCTACCATCGACACAACGAGTTCTGGAGAGAACAAGCCATGAAAAAGCTACCTCAGTTAACCCAATCAACTCAAATGCTGGTATGTGGAGAAGACTTAGGAATGATACCAGATTGTGTAGCATGGGTGATGAATGACTTAAAAATTTTAAGTTTGGAAATACAACGAATGCCCAAAAATCCAAGAGAAGAGTTTGGTCAACTTCAGAATTATCCCTACCAGTCTGTATGTACCATTTCAACTCATGACATGTCTACGCTACGTGGATGGTGGGAAGAAGATTATCAACAAACGCAACGATATTTCAATCACATATTGGGTCACTATGGCAATGTTCCGTCAACAGCAACACCAGAACTATGCGAAGAGGTAGTACGAAATCACTTATATAGCAACTCCATACTATGCATCCTTGCTCTACAAGATTGGCTTTCTATTGACAAAGAGTGGTGGAGAAGCAATATTAAAGAGGAACGTATCAATATACCATCCAATCCTAAACATTACTGGCGCTATCGTACACATTTTACTCTTGAAAAACTACTACAAGCAAATAGATTAAATACAAAAATCAAAGATTTGATAGAGAAAACAGAACGAAGTGGGAAATAA